CCGTTGTGCTCCTGCGCCGTGCCGGGGAGGAAGCCGGGCACGTCGACGAAGGTCAGGATCGGAATCTCGAAAGCATCGCAGAATCGCACGAAACGCGCGGCCTTCTTCGAACTTGCGATGTCGAGCACACCGGCAAGCACCATCGGCTGGTTCGCAACCACGCCCACCGTGCGCCCTTCGACCCGGCCGAAACCGCAGATGATGTTGCCGGCATGGGCGGGCTGCACCTCGAAGAAATCGCCTTCATCGAGCGTCTTTCGGATGACCTCGTGCATGTCGTAGGGCTGGTTGGCGTTATCGGGGATCAATGTGTCGAGGCTCGGCTCCTCGCGGTCCCACGGATCGTCGGTCGGCCGCTGGGGCACCTCCTCGCGGTTCGAAAGCGGCAGGAAGTCGAAGAAATTGCGCGTCGCGAGCAGCGTCTCGATATCGTTCTCGAACGCGACGTCGGCGACCGAGGTCTTGGTCGTGTGCGTTACCGCGCCGCCCAGTTCCTCCTGCGTCACGACTTCGTTGGTCACGGTCTTTACCACGTCCGGCCCGGTGACGAACATGTAGGAGCTGTCCTTCACCATGAAGATGAAGTCGGTCATTGCGGGGGAATAGACCGCCCCGCCCGCGCACGGCCCCATGATGAGACTGATCTGCGGCACCACACCGCTGGCGAGCACGTTGCGCTGGAACACCTCGGCGTATCCGCCGAGGCTGGCCACGCCTTCCTGGATGCGCGCGCCGCCGCTGTCATTGAGGCCGATGACCGGCGCGCCGACCTTCATCGCCATGTCCATCACCTTGCAGATCTTTTCCGCGTGGCGCTTGGACAGAGAGCCGCCGAACACGGTGAAGTCCTGGCTGAACACGAAGACGAGGCGGCCGTTGATCGTGCCCGATCCGGTGACCACGCCATCGCCCGGAATGCGCTGCTTCTCCATGCCGAAATCGATGCAGTCATGCTCGACATAGGTGTCCAGTTCCTCGAAACTGTCTTCGTCGAGCAGCACGTCGAGCCGTTCGCGCGCGGTCAGCTTGCCCTTGGCGTGCTGCGCGTCGATGCGCTTCTGCCCGCCCCCCATGTGGGCCGCTTCCCGGCGGCGTTCCATTTCGGCGATATTGGCGGACATGCGGTTCCCCTGAATTGATCTTTCCCCGACGCGCCTAGAGCGCAGGCGGCGCCAGCGTCAATCGCGAGGGGCCATTCTCGTAGCGGAAATGAGGAATTCCACATTGCCCTCGGGGCCGGTGATCGGGCTTTCGACGATCCCGTCGACCGTGAAACCTTGCTGCTCCACCCATGCCCGGACCTCGTCGCAGACGCGTCGATGCAGCGCGGGATCGCTGACGACACCTTTCTTGCCGACCTCCTCGCGCCCGACCTCGAATTGTGGCTTGATCAGCGCGACCAGCCGGCAATCGCGGCCCGCCAGTTCCAGGGGTCGCTCGAGCACCTTGGCGAGCCCGATGAAGCTCGCATCGCAGACAACCCAGCCACAGGGCCGGTCGATCATTTCAGGCGTCAGGATCCGTGCGCTTGTCTGTTCGAGCACGGTCACACGTTCGTCCTGCCGCAGCTTCCAGGCGAGTTGGTTGGTCCCGCTGTCGACCGCGAAGACATGGTCCGCCCCGCCCTGCAACAGCACGTCGGTAAAGCCCCCGGTGGAGCTGCCGATATCCATCGCCACCGCGCCCGCAGGATCGAGTCCGAAATGCGCTATGGCATGGGCCAGCTTGATCCCGCCCCGGCTGACCCAGGGGTGATCCCGGCCGCGCACGTCCAGCGCCGCGTCTTCCGCCAGCTGCTGGCCCGGTTTGGCAAGCTTCTGCTCGCCCGAAAAGACGAGGCCGGCCATGACCAGCGCCTGCGCCCGGGTCCGGCTTTCCACGAGCCCGCGATCGACGAGCATCTGATCGAGACGTTTCTTCTTCATTGGAAACTCATCTCCTAGCGCGCATTGTAGGGACATGAAACCGATCTACGGCCACCTCGCCGGCGCGCTGGCGCTTACCTTCACTCTTGCAGCGTGCATCCCCGCCCCGGATTCCACGCCGGCACCGGCGCCGGTACAGAACCGCCCGGCGCCCGCGCCGAGCCCGACCCCTACGGTCGCGTTGCCGACTTACGAGAACTGGATCGACGCGCCGCAGACACCGGGGGACTGGGCCTACCGCGCGACCGGCAACGAAAGCCGCGCGAGCTTCGGCAACGGAACCAGCCTGGCGTTCCAGATGGTCTGTACTCCGGCGAAGCAGATTGTGCTGACCCGTCCCGGACGGGGTACCGAGCGCATGGCGATCCGCACCGAGACGAGCGAGCGCGCGCTTCCAGCAGCGCCCGGCTCCGAAGGTACGGTCGCCACACTGACCGCGCGCGATCCGCTCCTGGATGCCATGGCGCTGACCCGCGGGCGCTTCGCGGTGGAGGTCGAGGGGCAGCCCGCGCTGTTCCTTCCCGCCTGGGGCGAGGTGACGCGGGTGATCGAGGATTGCCGCTGATCATACCGAGACGAAAAAAGCCCGCGATCGAGGTCGCGAGCCAGAAACGCCAATTCTGACGTCGGAAAACTTTTTTTCAAGGCTTGTTTTTACAGTCGCGACGCAACAAATTGCGATCAAGATCAGCGGCGAACGCGGTCTTGGGACCCCGTGAAACGGGTTTCTAGCTCACTAGCGCGAAAGGAGGTGATCCGATGTCTCATGGTTCAGCAGAGAGGTCGGCAAGTTTCCGCGCGGAGCACTATCGGTAACATCCATTACCCTTAGAGGCTTCGTGAGCGGCGCTTCCGCCGCTGACCATGCGAAGGGCGATCCACCGACGGGCTGGGTCGCCCTTCTCATTTCGGTGTTCCGCTTTCCCGATGCCCCACCCTTGCCCGAGGCGCCGGGGCATACTAACCCGCGCGGCATGGATTTCGAACGCATCCCTCATGCCGCCCCGGTTCCCGGAGAGACCCGCCAGCAGGCGATAGCCGACCCGGGCTTCGGCAAGATTTTCACCGATCACATGGTCGAAGTCGATTACGACGAGGCGAAGGGTGGCTGGCACACCGCCCGATTGCGGGCGCGCGAGCCGATCGCGCTCGATCCAGCAGCCTCCGTGCTGCATTACGCGCAGGAAATCTTCGAAGGCATGAAGGCCTATCGTCATCCAGACGGC
The genomic region above belongs to Qipengyuania spongiae and contains:
- a CDS encoding acyl-CoA carboxylase subunit beta, producing MSANIAEMERRREAAHMGGGQKRIDAQHAKGKLTARERLDVLLDEDSFEELDTYVEHDCIDFGMEKQRIPGDGVVTGSGTINGRLVFVFSQDFTVFGGSLSKRHAEKICKVMDMAMKVGAPVIGLNDSGGARIQEGVASLGGYAEVFQRNVLASGVVPQISLIMGPCAGGAVYSPAMTDFIFMVKDSSYMFVTGPDVVKTVTNEVVTQEELGGAVTHTTKTSVADVAFENDIETLLATRNFFDFLPLSNREEVPQRPTDDPWDREEPSLDTLIPDNANQPYDMHEVIRKTLDEGDFFEVQPAHAGNIICGFGRVEGRTVGVVANQPMVLAGVLDIASSKKAARFVRFCDAFEIPILTFVDVPGFLPGTAQEHNGIIKHGAKLLFAYAEATVPKITVITRKAYGGAYDVMASKHLRGDLNYAWPTAEIAVMGAKGAVEIIFRQDRDNPEKISEKTKEYEDRFANPFVAASRGYIDEVIHPHSTRRRIALGLRKLRGKQLENPWKKHDNIPL
- a CDS encoding TlyA family RNA methyltransferase, with protein sequence MKKKRLDQMLVDRGLVESRTRAQALVMAGLVFSGEQKLAKPGQQLAEDAALDVRGRDHPWVSRGGIKLAHAIAHFGLDPAGAVAMDIGSSTGGFTDVLLQGGADHVFAVDSGTNQLAWKLRQDERVTVLEQTSARILTPEMIDRPCGWVVCDASFIGLAKVLERPLELAGRDCRLVALIKPQFEVGREEVGKKGVVSDPALHRRVCDEVRAWVEQQGFTVDGIVESPITGPEGNVEFLISATRMAPRD